A single genomic interval of Thermodesulfobacteriota bacterium harbors:
- a CDS encoding tetratricopeptide repeat protein, which translates to MKTFAVAGALALFLFGIQGEAAGGRIVSRAQAGVGRSYAEFLSGHLESRAGNLDAALKWYQRALKSAGDNSEILYEIARIHVQKGRLQDAREALAKALETDPGHTRSRYLMGGILAASGERDKALQEYERVLKEDPENEEAYLHLATLHAEMDQAGKAEEVLTRLLAKDPGSHLGLYYRGRIRAAQKKYEPALADFDKALETAPGFEPALVDSGTILEILDRNDEAEKRYRMALHVSPGNAQVRERLGRLLVREKKIDQAVGQYEELKKFAPTSTEVRTKLGLLYLERDQFDAAINEFSFVLKEEPGNPQARFFLGAAYVEKGALEEAEQAFRKVPEDVALYRDAQLRLAMLLSRQKKGGEAIETVRNLRTRFPEDVDLMVLHGNLLEEEKRYEDALAVLGEATAKAPDNEGAWFSLGVVQDKMGGRLDNVIAAMEKVIAINPKHATALNYLGYTYADRNIRLDEAEKLILRAMEVRPDDGFFIDSLAWVYYRKGDYPRAEETLRRALSFIPDDPVVIEHLGDVLAAQGKTEDAAAQYEKAIAKGHEKKDEVAAKLKKIRNARSTGK; encoded by the coding sequence ATGAAAACCTTTGCGGTGGCGGGGGCGTTGGCCCTCTTTCTTTTCGGGATCCAGGGGGAGGCGGCCGGCGGGCGCATCGTGTCGAGGGCGCAGGCCGGCGTGGGCCGCTCCTACGCCGAGTTCCTCTCCGGGCACCTCGAATCCCGGGCAGGCAACCTGGACGCGGCGCTGAAATGGTACCAGAGGGCGCTGAAATCCGCCGGGGACAACTCCGAAATCCTTTATGAGATCGCAAGGATCCACGTGCAGAAGGGGCGGCTGCAGGACGCCCGGGAGGCGCTGGCGAAGGCGCTGGAGACGGATCCGGGCCACACGCGGTCGCGTTACCTGATGGGGGGGATCCTCGCCGCTTCGGGCGAGCGCGACAAGGCGCTCCAGGAATACGAACGGGTGCTGAAGGAAGACCCGGAGAACGAGGAGGCGTACCTCCACCTGGCCACGCTCCACGCCGAGATGGACCAGGCCGGGAAGGCGGAGGAAGTTCTGACCCGGCTGCTCGCGAAGGACCCCGGCTCGCACCTGGGCCTCTACTACCGCGGGCGGATCCGCGCGGCGCAGAAGAAGTACGAGCCGGCGCTGGCCGATTTCGACAAGGCGCTCGAGACCGCCCCCGGCTTCGAGCCGGCGCTGGTGGACTCGGGCACCATCCTGGAGATCCTCGACCGGAACGATGAGGCGGAGAAGCGGTACCGGATGGCGCTGCACGTCTCCCCGGGGAACGCGCAGGTCCGCGAGCGGCTCGGCCGGCTGCTCGTCCGGGAGAAGAAGATCGACCAGGCGGTGGGGCAGTACGAGGAGCTGAAGAAGTTCGCCCCCACCAGCACGGAAGTGCGGACGAAGCTGGGTCTTTTATACCTCGAGCGCGACCAGTTCGACGCGGCGATCAACGAGTTCTCCTTCGTCCTGAAGGAGGAGCCGGGGAATCCGCAGGCCCGGTTCTTCCTGGGGGCCGCGTACGTCGAGAAGGGAGCGCTCGAGGAAGCCGAGCAGGCGTTCCGCAAAGTGCCGGAGGACGTCGCGCTGTACCGCGACGCGCAGCTTCGCCTCGCGATGCTCCTCTCCCGGCAGAAGAAGGGCGGCGAGGCGATCGAGACCGTCCGGAATCTGCGGACGAGGTTCCCGGAGGACGTCGACCTGATGGTGCTGCACGGCAACCTGCTGGAGGAGGAGAAACGGTACGAAGACGCGCTGGCCGTCCTCGGCGAGGCGACCGCGAAGGCGCCCGACAACGAGGGGGCCTGGTTCTCCCTCGGGGTGGTCCAGGACAAGATGGGAGGGCGGCTGGACAACGTGATCGCCGCGATGGAGAAGGTGATCGCAATCAACCCGAAGCACGCCACCGCCCTGAACTATCTCGGCTACACGTACGCCGACCGGAACATCCGGCTGGACGAGGCGGAGAAGCTCATCCTGCGGGCGATGGAGGTGCGCCCCGACGACGGCTTCTTCATCGACAGCCTCGCGTGGGTCTACTACCGCAAGGGCGATTACCCGCGGGCCGAGGAGACGCTGCGGCGGGCGCTCTCGTTCATCCCGGACGATCCCGTCGTCATCGAGCACCTGGGGGACGTCCTCGCCGCGCAGGGGAAGACGGAAGACGCGGCCGCCCAGTACGAGAAGGCCATCGCCAAGGGGCACGAGAAGAAGGACGAGGTCGCGGCGAAGCTGAAGAAAATCCGCAACGCGCGGTCTACGGGGAAGTGA
- a CDS encoding peptide-binding protein, with protein MSRRPFPRLVPLALVLFALAAACDRGKERPEAGATSDVPAYGDALVEGSIADISGFLAAVTSDSASHGAAGYVFNGLVRYDKDLKLEGDLAESWEVSPDGRKITFRLRKGVKWQDGAPFTSEDVLFTYRKMVDPKTPTAYGEDFKQVTRAYAPDPHTFVAEYERPFAPALASWGMHILPKHLLEAYPDISKSPLNKRPVGTGPYRFTEWKTAEKTVFDVYPDYYEGRPYISRVVTRVIPDLATMFLELKSGGLDLMNLTPLQYKRQTDTKEFRKSFTKYRYLASAYTYLGFRLGHPFFKDRRVRQAIAHAANKQQVIDGVLLGLGQEATGPYKPGTWAHNPNVKRYPYDPEEAKALLVEAGWKEKDKDGILVKDGRRFEFEVLTNAGNKGREQTAAILQQNLDAVGIKMGIRTVEWAAFINEFVKKRKFDALILGWTITPDPDQYDIWHSSKTGPDELNHIGYANAEVDRLLEEGRRTFDVEKRKKAYFRIQEILAEEQPIVFLYYPDALPAVHKRIRGIVPAPAGITYNFIKWYVPKGEQRYTTFQQ; from the coding sequence ATGAGCCGCCGCCCGTTCCCGCGCCTCGTCCCGCTCGCATTGGTCCTCTTCGCGCTGGCCGCGGCGTGCGACCGCGGAAAGGAAAGACCCGAGGCGGGGGCGACGTCCGACGTCCCCGCGTACGGCGACGCCCTCGTGGAAGGAAGCATCGCCGACATCAGCGGCTTCCTCGCCGCCGTCACCTCGGACTCCGCGTCGCACGGGGCGGCGGGTTACGTCTTCAACGGGCTGGTCCGGTACGACAAGGATCTGAAGCTGGAAGGCGACCTGGCCGAATCGTGGGAGGTTTCCCCCGACGGGAGGAAAATCACCTTCCGCCTGCGCAAGGGCGTAAAGTGGCAGGACGGCGCGCCCTTCACCTCGGAAGACGTCCTGTTCACCTACCGGAAGATGGTCGACCCGAAGACGCCCACCGCGTACGGCGAGGACTTCAAGCAGGTGACGCGCGCCTACGCCCCCGACCCGCACACCTTCGTCGCGGAGTACGAGCGTCCCTTCGCCCCCGCCCTGGCCTCGTGGGGGATGCACATCCTGCCGAAGCATCTGCTGGAGGCGTATCCCGATATCTCGAAGAGCCCGCTGAACAAGAGGCCGGTCGGGACCGGCCCGTACCGCTTCACGGAATGGAAGACGGCCGAGAAGACCGTCTTCGACGTCTATCCCGATTACTACGAGGGGAGGCCGTACATCTCCCGCGTGGTCACGCGCGTCATCCCGGACCTCGCGACGATGTTCCTCGAGCTCAAGTCGGGCGGGCTCGACCTGATGAACCTGACACCGCTCCAGTACAAGCGCCAGACCGACACCAAGGAGTTCCGCAAGTCGTTCACCAAGTACCGCTACCTAGCCTCCGCGTACACGTACCTCGGATTCCGGCTGGGCCATCCCTTCTTCAAGGACCGCCGGGTCCGGCAGGCGATCGCCCATGCGGCCAACAAGCAGCAGGTCATCGACGGCGTCCTGCTCGGACTGGGGCAGGAGGCGACCGGCCCCTACAAGCCCGGGACGTGGGCGCACAACCCGAATGTGAAGCGGTATCCGTACGACCCGGAGGAAGCGAAGGCGCTGCTGGTCGAGGCGGGATGGAAGGAGAAGGACAAGGACGGCATCCTGGTGAAGGACGGGCGCCGGTTCGAGTTCGAGGTGCTGACGAACGCGGGGAACAAGGGGCGCGAGCAGACCGCGGCCATCCTCCAGCAGAACCTCGACGCGGTCGGGATCAAGATGGGGATCCGCACCGTGGAGTGGGCGGCCTTCATCAACGAGTTCGTGAAGAAGCGCAAGTTCGACGCACTGATCCTCGGCTGGACCATCACCCCCGATCCGGACCAGTACGACATCTGGCATTCGTCCAAGACCGGACCCGACGAGCTGAACCACATCGGCTACGCCAATGCCGAAGTCGACCGGCTCCTGGAGGAGGGGCGACGCACCTTCGACGTCGAGAAGCGGAAGAAGGCGTACTTCCGGATCCAGGAGATCCTCGCGGAGGAGCAGCCGATCGTCTTCCTCTACTACCCGGACGCGCTGCCCGCCGTCCACAAGCGGATCCGCGGGATCGTTCCCGCGCCCGCGGGGATCACGTACAATTTCATCAAGTGGTACGTCCCGAAGGGGGAGCAGAGGTACACCACGTTCCAGCAATAG
- a CDS encoding ABC transporter permease — MLRYLVRRVLISVPLLIGISLITFGVINMAPGGPIGISADLNPKATAEYRERLKAYYGLDQPLYIQYGRWLKKMAVLDFGDSFSPDGRKVWDKIRERIPVTLGINILSMTLIFLVAVPLGIYSAVRKGSVFDRVTTVTVFTGFAIPSYWLALLLMILFGVKLGWLPISGLVSMEHDSLTLAGRLLDRARHLVLPVFIAGFTGLAGISRYMRSNMLEVIRQDYVATARAKGLPERKVVFRHAVRNALLPVITILGLSVPELLGGAVIFETIFAIPGMGQLFFQGVMSRDYPLVMGMLTIGAFLTLLGNILADVGYAMADPRIKTERAG; from the coding sequence ATGCTCCGCTATCTCGTCCGCAGGGTCCTGATCTCCGTCCCGCTCCTGATCGGGATCAGCCTGATCACATTCGGCGTGATCAACATGGCCCCGGGCGGGCCCATCGGAATCTCCGCCGACCTCAATCCAAAAGCCACCGCGGAATACCGGGAACGGCTCAAGGCGTATTACGGACTCGACCAGCCGCTGTATATCCAGTATGGCCGGTGGCTCAAGAAGATGGCGGTCCTCGACTTCGGCGACAGCTTCTCCCCCGACGGCCGCAAGGTGTGGGACAAGATCCGGGAGCGGATCCCGGTGACCCTGGGCATCAACATCCTTTCGATGACGCTGATTTTCCTCGTCGCGGTGCCGCTGGGGATCTATTCGGCCGTGCGCAAGGGCTCCGTCTTCGACCGGGTCACGACGGTCACCGTGTTCACAGGGTTCGCCATCCCCTCGTACTGGCTCGCCCTGCTGCTGATGATCCTGTTCGGCGTCAAGCTCGGCTGGCTGCCGATCTCGGGGCTCGTGTCGATGGAGCACGACTCCCTCACCCTGGCGGGCCGGCTCCTGGACCGGGCGCGGCATCTCGTCCTTCCGGTCTTCATCGCGGGCTTCACCGGGCTGGCGGGAATCTCCCGCTACATGCGGTCGAACATGCTCGAGGTGATCCGGCAGGACTACGTGGCCACCGCGCGCGCCAAGGGGCTCCCCGAGCGGAAGGTCGTGTTCCGCCACGCCGTGCGCAACGCGCTGCTGCCGGTGATCACGATCCTCGGCCTGTCGGTGCCGGAGCTGCTGGGCGGGGCGGTGATCTTCGAGACGATCTTCGCGATCCCCGGCATGGGGCAGCTCTTCTTCCAGGGGGTGATGTCGCGCGACTATCCCCTGGTCATGGGGATGCTCACCATCGGCGCGTTCCTGACGCTCCTCGGCAACATCCTGGCCGACGTGGGGTACGCGATGGCGGATCCGCGGATCAAGACGGAGCGCGCGGGATGA
- a CDS encoding ABC transporter permease: protein MTGHSIFLETLRRLSRNPLAVAGGAVVLFFVLLALFPVVFTGLDPNRVDILKILDPPSGAHPLGTDDLGRDVLARMIHGARISLSVGFVAESIAIGIGLVIGLLSGYYGGRVDSVLMRFVDIMLCFPTFFLILAVIAFIGPSIWNIMIIIGVTGWMGVARLVRAETLSLKERDFVAAARAQGAGTARIMFRHVLPNTLAPILVAATLGVAGAILVESGLSFLGIGVQPPTPSWGNILAAGKDYIEFAWWLSLFPGLAIFLTVLAYNLLGEGIRDAVDPRLKGR, encoded by the coding sequence ATGACGGGGCACTCCATCTTCCTGGAAACGCTGCGGCGGCTATCCCGCAACCCGCTCGCGGTCGCAGGCGGGGCGGTCGTCCTGTTCTTCGTTCTCCTGGCGCTGTTCCCCGTGGTCTTCACCGGCCTCGACCCGAACCGGGTCGACATCCTGAAGATCCTCGACCCGCCGTCCGGGGCGCACCCGCTGGGGACCGACGACCTCGGGCGGGACGTGCTCGCGCGGATGATCCACGGGGCGCGGATCTCCCTTTCGGTCGGCTTCGTGGCGGAGAGCATCGCCATCGGCATCGGGCTCGTCATCGGGCTGCTGTCAGGGTATTACGGAGGGCGGGTCGATTCCGTGCTGATGCGCTTCGTCGACATCATGCTGTGCTTCCCCACCTTCTTCCTGATCCTGGCGGTCATCGCCTTCATCGGCCCATCGATCTGGAACATCATGATCATAATCGGCGTGACCGGCTGGATGGGGGTGGCGCGCCTGGTGCGCGCCGAGACGCTCTCCCTGAAAGAGCGCGACTTCGTGGCGGCGGCCCGGGCGCAGGGGGCGGGGACCGCGCGGATCATGTTCCGCCACGTCCTGCCGAACACGCTGGCCCCGATCCTCGTGGCCGCCACGCTGGGTGTGGCCGGGGCGATACTGGTCGAGTCGGGGCTCTCGTTCCTCGGGATCGGCGTCCAGCCGCCGACGCCGTCGTGGGGCAACATCCTCGCCGCAGGGAAGGACTACATCGAGTTCGCCTGGTGGCTTTCCCTCTTCCCCGGGCTGGCGATCTTCCTGACCGTGCTGGCGTACAACCTGCTGGGCGAAGGGATCCGCGACGCCGTGGACCCCCGGCTGAAAGGTCGGTAA
- a CDS encoding ABC transporter ATP-binding protein, whose product MAEKLLEVRKLRVSFETEKGTVRALFGVSFEVAPGETVGLVGESGCGKTVTALSILRLLASPPAIVEGGEVLLRGENLLALPEKRMCDVRGKAISMIFQEPMSSLNPVLTVGDQVAEVFTAHGVCGKKEAAARAVEWLRKVRMPDPERRAREYPHQMSGGMRQRAMIAMALALSPSLVIADEPTTALDVTIQAQIMALLQEMRAQERVATLLITHDLGVVHDFADRTAIMYLGRIVEISPTKELFADPVHPYTQGLLASLPGKNRGVKRLPSIPGTVPDLTTVPPGCPFADRCPFRRAALERFRSGQDSADTLAVCDREDPPLIEYAPGHLAACHYQRAARGGKTSGGEASGAEASGGKANGGVAR is encoded by the coding sequence ATGGCCGAGAAGCTGCTCGAGGTGCGGAAGCTGCGCGTCTCCTTCGAGACGGAGAAGGGGACGGTGCGGGCGCTGTTCGGCGTCTCCTTCGAGGTCGCCCCCGGGGAGACGGTGGGGCTGGTCGGCGAGTCGGGCTGCGGCAAGACGGTCACGGCGCTCTCGATCCTGCGGCTCCTGGCATCCCCTCCCGCCATAGTGGAGGGCGGCGAGGTCCTGCTGCGCGGCGAGAACCTGCTCGCCCTGCCGGAGAAGCGGATGTGCGACGTGCGCGGGAAGGCGATCTCGATGATCTTCCAGGAGCCGATGAGCTCGCTGAACCCGGTGCTGACGGTGGGCGACCAGGTCGCGGAGGTCTTCACGGCGCACGGCGTCTGCGGGAAGAAGGAGGCGGCGGCGCGGGCGGTCGAGTGGCTGCGGAAGGTGCGGATGCCCGACCCGGAACGGCGGGCGCGGGAGTACCCGCACCAGATGAGCGGCGGGATGCGGCAGCGGGCGATGATCGCGATGGCGCTGGCGCTCTCCCCGTCGCTGGTGATCGCCGACGAGCCCACGACGGCGCTCGATGTGACGATCCAGGCGCAGATCATGGCGCTGCTGCAGGAGATGCGGGCGCAGGAACGCGTGGCGACCCTGCTCATCACGCACGACCTGGGGGTGGTGCACGACTTCGCCGACCGGACCGCGATCATGTACCTGGGGCGGATCGTGGAGATCTCGCCCACTAAGGAGCTGTTCGCCGACCCGGTCCACCCGTACACGCAGGGGCTGCTCGCCTCCCTGCCGGGGAAGAACCGCGGCGTGAAGCGGCTGCCGTCGATCCCGGGGACCGTGCCCGATCTGACCACCGTCCCTCCGGGCTGCCCCTTCGCGGACCGCTGCCCCTTCCGCCGCGCCGCGCTCGAGCGGTTCCGCTCCGGGCAGGATTCCGCCGACACCCTGGCGGTGTGCGACCGCGAGGACCCGCCGCTGATCGAGTACGCCCCGGGGCACCTGGCGGCGTGCCACTACCAGCGCGCAGCAAGGGGAGGGAAGACAAGCGGAGGAGAGGCGAGCGGAGCGGAGGCGAGCGGAGGGAAGGCGAATGGAGGGGTTGCGCGATGA
- a CDS encoding oligopeptide/dipeptide ABC transporter ATP-binding protein, whose amino-acid sequence MSDALYRPDTNGALLSLANVYKTFPVRKSFFSAEELRVHAVDGVSVSVAPGKTLGLVGESGCGKTTLGRLAIRLLDPDSGSIRFDGKDIAKLDGEALRVTRRQMQIIFQDPYSSLNPRMKVRDIVGEGWLVHGLAKGADLRERASKLLERVGLSAEAGEKYPHEFSGGQRQRIGIARAIALSPKLVVADEPVSALDVSVQAQILNLLKDLQDEYGMAYLFVSHDLRVIRHVSDDVAVMYLGKIMELGPAAELFHKPLHPYTRSLLSAVPMLGDAPSEHIVLSGEIPSPIAPPPGCRFHTRCFMAQKICSEVCPLLREAAPGRFAACHFV is encoded by the coding sequence ATGAGCGACGCCCTTTATCGGCCGGATACGAACGGCGCGCTCCTGTCGCTTGCCAACGTCTACAAGACGTTCCCCGTGCGCAAGTCGTTCTTCTCGGCCGAGGAGCTGCGCGTTCATGCCGTCGACGGCGTCTCCGTATCCGTCGCTCCGGGGAAGACATTGGGGCTGGTGGGCGAGTCGGGATGCGGGAAGACCACGCTCGGCCGGCTGGCGATCCGTCTGCTCGATCCGGACTCGGGTTCGATCCGCTTCGACGGGAAGGACATCGCGAAGCTCGACGGCGAGGCGCTGCGGGTAACACGCCGCCAGATGCAGATCATCTTCCAGGACCCGTACTCCTCCCTCAACCCGCGGATGAAGGTGCGCGACATTGTGGGGGAAGGGTGGCTGGTCCACGGGCTGGCGAAGGGGGCCGATCTCCGGGAGCGGGCATCGAAGCTGCTGGAGCGGGTGGGGCTCTCGGCCGAGGCGGGGGAGAAATACCCCCACGAGTTCTCCGGCGGCCAGCGCCAGCGGATCGGCATCGCCCGGGCGATCGCGCTTTCTCCCAAGCTCGTGGTTGCCGACGAGCCGGTCTCGGCGCTCGACGTCTCGGTGCAGGCGCAGATCCTCAACCTCCTCAAGGACCTCCAGGACGAGTACGGGATGGCCTACCTGTTCGTCTCCCACGACCTGCGGGTCATCCGTCACGTGAGCGACGACGTGGCGGTGATGTACCTGGGGAAGATCATGGAGCTGGGACCGGCCGCGGAGCTGTTCCACAAGCCGCTCCATCCGTACACCCGCAGCCTGCTTTCGGCAGTCCCGATGCTGGGAGACGCGCCTTCGGAGCACATCGTCCTTTCCGGCGAGATCCCCAGCCCGATCGCCCCGCCGCCGGGGTGCCGATTCCACACCCGCTGCTTCATGGCGCAGAAGATATGCTCGGAAGTCTGTCCGCTCCTGCGCGAAGCCGCCCCGGGGCGGTTCGCAGCGTGCCATTTCGTGTAG
- a CDS encoding integron integrase, producing the protein MSGTKVTGPSQQGDASGPRITVEHSFPESQIARTTISTGIDLIGRLREEVRKRHYSGRTEDAYADWVGRFLRFHGNRDPLEMGKEEVERFLSHLAVDKDVSASTQNQAFSALLFLYKEVLGIRLEWIDGVVRAKRPKRLPVVLTRDEVSAVFCHLYGTNLIAAMLLYGAGLRLLECLELRIKDIDFGYRQITVRGGKGNKDRVTMLPAAVDARLKLHIEDVRARHEKDLKKGGGYVTLPKALGKKYVNADHSWGWQWVFPAHRQYRDPESGRLYRHHLDESVLQRAVKDAANRADVKKIVTCHTFRHSFATHLLEEGYDIRTIQELLGHRDVSTTMIYTHVLNRGGRCVRSPMDFLR; encoded by the coding sequence ATGAGCGGAACCAAAGTCACCGGACCTTCTCAGCAGGGCGACGCGTCAGGTCCGCGGATCACCGTGGAACACAGTTTCCCGGAGTCGCAGATCGCTCGCACAACGATATCGACCGGCATCGACCTAATCGGCCGCTTGCGCGAGGAGGTCCGGAAAAGACACTACAGCGGCCGAACCGAAGACGCCTACGCGGACTGGGTCGGCCGCTTCCTGCGTTTTCACGGAAACCGCGACCCGCTTGAGATGGGAAAGGAAGAGGTCGAGCGGTTCCTTTCCCACCTGGCCGTCGACAAGGACGTCTCGGCCTCCACGCAGAACCAGGCCTTCAGCGCCCTGTTATTCCTTTACAAGGAAGTGCTGGGCATCCGTCTCGAATGGATCGACGGAGTGGTGCGGGCCAAGCGGCCGAAGCGTCTGCCCGTGGTGCTCACGCGAGATGAGGTCTCGGCCGTCTTCTGCCACTTGTACGGGACAAACCTTATCGCCGCCATGCTGCTGTACGGCGCCGGCCTGCGCCTGCTCGAGTGCCTGGAGCTGCGGATCAAGGACATCGATTTCGGGTATCGGCAGATCACCGTCCGCGGAGGGAAGGGAAACAAGGACCGCGTCACGATGCTTCCGGCAGCGGTCGATGCGCGTCTCAAACTGCACATCGAGGATGTCCGCGCCCGTCATGAAAAGGATTTGAAGAAAGGGGGCGGATACGTTACGCTTCCGAAAGCGCTGGGGAAAAAGTATGTCAACGCCGACCATTCCTGGGGATGGCAATGGGTCTTTCCTGCGCATCGACAGTACCGGGACCCCGAAAGCGGACGCCTGTACCGCCATCACCTCGACGAGTCCGTCCTCCAGCGCGCGGTAAAGGATGCCGCCAACCGGGCCGACGTGAAGAAAATCGTCACCTGCCACACCTTCCGGCACTCGTTTGCCACCCACCTCCTCGAAGAGGGATACGACATCCGGACGATACAGGAGCTGCTGGGGCACCGGGACGTCAGTACCACGATGATATACACCCACGTCCTGAACCGCGGCGGGCGCTGCGTACGAAGCCCGATGGACTTTTTGCGGTAA
- a CDS encoding type II toxin-antitoxin system RelE/ParE family toxin — protein sequence MSPKEKPLVWLHGEVKTPPFSREARQETGYLLRLLQRGKSLSMPQSRPMPSIGPRCHELRIVDEDVIWRIVYRVDPDAVVILEVFSKKTNRTPIPVIEVCKKRLRNYES from the coding sequence GTGAGCCCGAAGGAAAAACCTTTGGTGTGGCTGCATGGGGAGGTGAAAACGCCTCCGTTTTCACGTGAGGCGCGGCAGGAGACCGGATATCTGCTTCGGTTGCTACAGCGGGGAAAAAGTTTGTCGATGCCGCAATCGCGGCCCATGCCATCCATCGGGCCACGCTGTCATGAGCTTCGAATTGTGGATGAAGATGTCATTTGGCGAATCGTGTACCGAGTAGATCCAGATGCCGTGGTGATTTTGGAGGTGTTCAGCAAAAAGACAAATCGCACGCCAATTCCGGTGATCGAGG